The following nucleotide sequence is from Peribacillus sp. ACCC06369.
CAGCTTGTGGTCAAAAACAAAGATGACATTGCCGTCGTATTGAAAAAAATCAAAGAGGAAAAAATATTCATCAAGAACCTTAGAATCAAAGATGTAGAAGAAGACCACCACCTTTTGACACTTAAAGTTTTGGTCGATCATAAAGTTAGAACATCTGAAGTGTATTACACCGTCTCCAATCTTAAGGAAATTGCACGGGTAGAAATCGAAAATTCATAATAAAAGAACCGTTTGACTACTATCAAACGGTTTTTTTATCGTTTTTGCAAAAATCTCATTTTTTATATTGACTTTTTCCCAAAATCCGATAAAATAATTATTGTACCTCAATTCGGGGCATTAGCTCAGCTGGGAGAGCGCTACGCTGGCAGCGTAGAGGTCAGCGGTTCGATCCCGCTATGCTCCATATCCGAAAAACCCTTGTGTAGCAAGGGTTTTTTTCTTTGTCTTAAAAGAAAAACGTCGCGCACTGATCATATTTTGGTCATAAAAACGGTCACAATTTAATGATTTCATCTAATTAAAACCACTTCTTCTTGCATGTTTGGAAGAACATGTGAATATGTATTTGCCCAGATGCCACTTTTCTTTGCATGCATATCCCAGCTAAGATTTGAAAGAATTTGTCGATATGATCATCGCGAAAGAGATACAGAATCCTTTTATAAAAAAAGCCTACCCCCTTTAAGGAAGTAGGCGCATTCAAATTTAAAACTAACAATCGTTCAGGACATTTTATGAAAAAAAGATGCGATAAGCTGCCCTAGTCTTCTAGTTCCCTCGATTATTTCTTCCTCATTAGCATAACTGAACGAGAGCCGGAGAAACTCGGTTCCATCCTTTTCATCCAAGCAAAAGTACTTCCCTGGAACATACGAAACACCCTCAGTTAGAGCCTGTGATAATAATTGCGACGTATCCATACCTGGAATTCTCACCCATACAAAGTAACCACCATCTGGTACATACCAGGAAACGGATTCTGGAAGGAATTGTTCCAACGAATGGATTAACGCAGTACATTTAGCACGATACACATTTTTCAGAAGGTCGATTCGTTTCTCAAAATCCGTGTTTTCTAAGTATACAGCCATTGTACTTTGAGCAAATGGATGGTCTAAATCTTTTTTAAACCACTCTAATGCCTTAATGAATTCACTTTCTCCTGCTATCCATCCAATCCGCATTCCCGGTGCCACTACTTTGGATAATGAACCGACGTGGAGGACTCGTCCGCGTGTATCAAAAGATTTTATTGGCAGCGGAGTTTCATCGAAGGCTAATTCTCCGTATGCATCATCCTCTAGAATGAGGAAATCAAACTCGATGGAAAGTTCCAATAAATGCTTCCGCCGCTCAGTTGTCATAGTCGTCCCAGTTGGATTTTGAAAGGTTGGGATGGTATATAGAAAACGCGGGAGGGTTAGACCTTTACGTTTCCTTTCATCCAGCATTTCTTTTAATAGGTACGTTTGGAGTCCATTTTCATCTATAGGTATACTAATAATCTGCTTCGTATAGTTTTGAAAAATCTCTAAAGCCTCCATATAGGTGGGAGATTCTACAGCTACGACCGCTTTATCATCAAGGAGAATGCGGGCAATAAGATCAATCCCCTGGCAAGCACCTGATGTAATCAAAAGCTGTTCCTCCAAAACGCGAATTCCACGATCTTCAAGTCTTTTCTGGAGTTGCTGCTTCAGTCTTACAATCCTTGGACTTCCGATATAATGGAGCGGCAAATCCTGCTCCTCATCAAGAAGTCCGGCTACAGCTACCTTGAGCTCCTCAGCAGGGACGAGCGCAGGATCAGGATAGCCTGAACTCAAACGAATACAACCATCTGGCAGGTCTGACATCCATGCACCGGGCGGATCATTCTTAAGTGCCGCTTTAATGTTTTCAGAAAAAAAAGATTCAACATTCACTTCAACCATACCCCTTCCGTCTCAATCAAATCTTAATTGATATTCGCGATTTTTGAAGCTAACTCCTTTATTTTATATAAGCATAAATCTTTTGTAGAAACACCCTCTGATGAGAGACAACAATCACTCTTTATATTTTGCAAATTCCGGAGTCCCTTTTACTAAGACTTTCTTGGTCGCTCCAATGCAATTTTAAACTATGTGTGTATGGATGAGGTCGTTATTATTGTCCTCAGTATTTGTAAAGCTGATTAAAAGAACGAAAAAATAAAGAAAGGCAGATCATCCGCCTTTCTTCACTTATGCAACTCATTCCATTTCTTAACCAATCGCTTCGGTGCCGCACGTAAATAGGCTTCTTGAATTAGATAGGTCAGACAGATATATCGTACATTTTAAAGCATGGCTGCCGTGCCCTTGTGTTTCATGTTTTAATTCACCTATTATCAACTCTATTTTGCATTCACATCGGGTTGATGAATTCCAAAAGTATTGCCTTCGGTATCAATATAGTATCCTTGCCAAGCCATTCCGGGCAGGGCAAATTTGGGCATTGCGACCTTGCCGCCATTTTCAATAATTTTAGCTTCCGTTAAATCGTAACTTTCCACTCCCATGGTACAAGCAAATGCATTTAACGCTTGGTTTGTTTCCGGTGGAGCACTATGACGCTGCATCAAAGCACCATCGATCCCAGGTTCATTCTCATCACCAGTTACTGCTCCAAAGTAAGGCATTCCTGCATACTCACTCCAGTCTTGAAATGTCCATCCGAATACCTCTCCATAAAACTTCTTTGCCCGTTCCATGTCATTCACATGAATTTCGAAATGAACTATTCTTCCCATGATTTCCTCCTAATTTACACAAGAATTAACTATATCCTTAAATTATTCAGTTTGTGTTCGCTTACAAATGCCCATTTATTATTGTAATTCAAATGGAAATAAATTCAAAGAACTTAGAACTTCATCATACATCCTGTCATAACTATTTGGAAAGACCACAAAAAATGCATTTCAAATCTCGTTTGTTCCGACCAACCGTTTGTATACCAAATTTTTGCGAAACTATGCGTATATTTTTGTGAAAGTTGGACGAGACTGCTAGTAAATTAATCTAGGAGGTTATCAAAATGTTTAGATTCGGGAAGGGAAAGCCACGAAGTAAGGTAGGCAAATTCATCGATAAGCACGGATATTCACAAGAGGAGTTTGTAAGTGCGTCCGGAATCTCACGCAATACGATAAGCAGAGTTTGCAGCGACCCCAAGTATGTGCCGTCAGCCGGAGTATTAAAGAAAATCATGAAGGCGGTTCGAAGTATAGATGCTGGCGCAAAGGCAGATGACTACTTTGATTTATAAACAAAAAGGCCCCAGCGTAATGGCCGGGGCTAAATGTTGATACTCTCATTATCCATGTTCCCTTAGTCCAAGCTTTCCTTTCGCTGGAACAGCCTCATGTCCTTAACTTCCCAGGCGTATTCTCCCACTGTGAAGGCTCCTAAAAAAAATCATTGCCTTGATTCCACTTGTCCATCTTCCAGTATTGCCTGCATCCCGTTATTTTCAATTACCTTCAAACAATTTTCAAGCTTACATACACCAAAGATCATACCGGTCGGGAGATTGTCCAGGCGCTTGCGGTGAGGAGGCTTGGCAGCCAGTCGGCAGAAAGGGAGTGGATTTCTGAAATCAACTGGAACGTTTATAAAATAAAAAGACTGTAGGCAAATTATTCGAATTTGCCTACAGTCTGAAATCCCCCACCTCCATTAGGAGCGGGGATTTTCTTCATTTTCATTTCTTGCAGTTCTTTTGTTCCTTTTAGACAAACCCTGCAGGGATTTCTATTATCAAGGGCTTGTTATCGATTAGGGACAAAGGGTTATTTATTTCGCTTCAGCTATTTTCGACTAACCATTTTCTTTATGAACTGAACCACAGGCGACACAATGGAATCATGTACATTCGTAAGGGCATAACCGATCAGCCCCAATATTACCAGGGCCATTATTAATCCTATTATCAAACCCGATGTTTCTCTAAGTTCTTCAAGTACAGCATCCATTCCTTATCCTCCCCGGCTTGCCGATGCGACTTATTTTACGGTTTATCACCCATTTTACTTCTGAAAGCTTCATTAATCGTTTTATCTTCGAACTTTGCACCCATTCCGTTAAATTAGGTTCATTATAACGCATTGGATGATTATGGTCGAGGTGCCACTTTTAAACGTATTTATTGATGACCTTCACATCATCGCTTCCTGATAAAGCCTTTATTTCTAGCGTTTCTCTTTAAGCTAAAATATAAACCTTCGTTTCTATCCGATCATAAAAGAAAAAATGTAAACCTTTTCATTTGTCCATAACCAACAAACGGAAGGCATAATTATTGTTTTTTTGAAACATTGTGAATATTGTCGAATAATCGTAAGCTTAATTTATTGAAATACATCTTCTTAGGGGGTGCGCTTTATATGGAAGCCATTACAAGGGACTTTTTCTTATTTTTATCTAAAAATAATCTGCTTAATAATATTGCTAAAAAAAGCGGAGGAAATTTTGCTGCTGGAAAGATCATTGGGGGAACTGATTTCCAAAGTTCCATTAAATTTATTAAACAACTTAATAATAGTGGCTTGTCGGTTACAGTCGACCATCTTGGGGAATTCGTTGATTCTAAGGAAGTGACTCAGGAAAGGACGGCAGAATGCATCGAAACCATCGAAATGATCAGCAGGGAAAAACTTGATTCACAAGTTTCTCTAAAGATGACTTCTTTGGGACTCGATATCGATCATAATCTGGTCATAGAGAACATGACGAAAATTCTTGATACGGCAGAAAAGCATAAAGTCATGGTCACGATCGACATGGAAGATGAAGTTCGCTGTCAGGCAACAATCGACATTTTTAGACAGTTCAAGGAAAAATACAGCTGCATAAGTACTGTTCTGCAAGCATATTTATTCCGCACAGAGAAAGATTTGGAGGACCTTGCCCAATATAAGCCATTCCTGCGTCTCGTAAAGGGTGCCTACAAGGAATCTCCAGAGGTGGCTTTTCCCGAAAAGGATGATGTAGATGAAAACTATAAAAAGTTGATTAAGCAAAGTCTTCTTAACGGTAATTATACGGCCATTGCCTCACATGATGACAAAATCATCGAGTATACAAAAGAGTTGGCTAAGAAGCACAACATTCCAAATACACAATTCGAATTTCAAATGCTTTATGGCATGAGAAACAAAACACAATACGAGTTGGTCAAGCAAGGTTACAAAATGCGCGTCTATGTACCATATGGTCTGGATTGGTATGGATACTTCATGAGAAGGCTTGCAGAAAGGCCATCCAATATTGCCTTTGCCTTCAAAGGGATGGTCAAAAGCTAAATATACATTTAATATTCTAATTGTTACAAAAAATCTATAAAAAGGTGTGAGTAATCAATGATTTCATATAAACACGAACCATTTGTTGATTTTACAAACGAGGAAAACAAAAAAGCGTATCAGGAAGCTCTTCAAACTGTTGAAGGCTACTTAGGGCAAGACTACCCTCTTTATATCGGGGCAGAGAAAGTGACGACAGATGAGAAAATCGTTTCATATAACCCTGCAGATAAGGAAGAGGTCATCGGCCGAGTATCGAAAGCGAACAGGGATCTTGCTGAAAAAGCCATGCAGGAAGCGTCTTTAGCTTTTGAAAGCTGGAAAAAAGTGAAGCCGGAAATCCGTGCTGACGTTTTATTCAAAGCCGCTGCCATCATTCGCAGACGCAAGCATGAATTCTCTGCCTTATTGACAAAAGAGGCAGGAAAACCTTGGAATGAAGCTGATGCCGATACAGCTGAAGCAATCGATTTCCTTGAATTCTATGCCCGTCAAATGTTGACGCTTAGAGATGGTGTGCCTGTACAAAGCCGTCCAGGAGAATATAACCGCTATGATTACATTCCATTAGGAGTCGGCATCATCATTTCTCCTTGGAACTTCCCATTTGCCATCATGGCAGGTACAGCTGTTGCAGCTATCGTTACTGGTAACACAATCCTGTTGAAACCAGCTTCGACTACTCCTATTGTTGCTGCGAAATTCGTTGAAGTGATGCTTGAAGCAGGCCTTCCAGCAGGAGTATTGAATTTCGTTCCAGGGAACGGAGCCGAAGTGGGCGACTACCTGGTAGATCATCCAAAAACACGTTTCATTTCCTTCACCGGTTCACGTGATGTAGGTCTGCGCATTTACAAACGTGCTTCAGAAGTGAACGAAGGCCAAGTTTGGCTGAAGCGTGTCATTGCTGAAATGGGCGGAAAAGATACGATCGTCGTCGACAAAGAGGCTGATCTGGAATTGGCAGCTCAATCGATCGTGAAATCGGCATTTGGCTTCTCGGGACAAAAATGTTCTGCTTGCTCCCGTGCTGTCATTGTAGAAGATGTATATGATCAAGTTTTGGATCGCGCTGTCGAGTTAACTAAACAACTGACTGTCGGTAACCCTACAGAGAACCACTTCATGGGTCCTGTAATCGATCAAGCAGCTTTCGACAAAATCATGAGCTATATTGAAATCGGGAACCAAGAAGGACGCATTCTGACTGGAGGAGAAGGAGATAGCTCTAAAGGCTACTTCGTTCAACCGACAATCGTCGCTGATGTCGATCCGAAAGCCCGTTTGATGCAAGAAGAAATCTTCGGACCAGTCGTTGCCTTTACAAAAGCCAAAGACTTTAACGAAGCTCTTGAAATTGCCAATAACACAGAATATGGTTTGACTGGGGCTGTCATTACGACAAATCGCCTTAACATGGAAAAAGCACGTGAAGAATTCCATGTGGGGAACTTGTATTTCAACCGCGGCTGTACTGGTGCAATCGTAGGTTATCAGCCATTCGGCGGGTTCAACATGTCAGGAACCGATTCCAAGGCAGGCGGACCGGACTACTTGCAGCTTCATATGCAAGCTAAAACAACATCAGAAACGTTCTGATAATGTTCCATCAAGCAGTTTGAATACTCGTTTTGGTTATGTATCTTCCATTTTGCGATACAAAACCAAAACGAGGGTAAATGGAGGAAGTGACAAATAGGTTGCTTCCTCTTTTAAAACAAAAAAATATATATTTCAACCTGAAGGGAGTCTTTTATGGATTACGCATTAATAATTTCCATCAGCATTTACATGGCTGGCATGCTTTTCATTGGTTACTTCGCTTACAAACGGACTTCCAATTTAAATGATTATATGTTGGGCGACCGGGGCCTTGGTCCTGCTGTCACTGCATTAAGCGCCGGCGCTGCGGATATGAGCGGTTGGCTTTTGATGGGGATGCCTGGTGCCATGTTCGCAACAGGACTCAGTTCCATCTGGATCGTAATCGGCCTGACGCTAGGAGCCTATGCGAACTGGCTGTATGTTGCGCCAAGATTAAGAACCTATACGGAAGTCGCCAATAACTCCATTACGATCCCCGCTTTCCTGGAAAATCGTTTTGGCGAGGGTTCACGGATCCTAAGGCTCATTTCCGCTTTGGTTATCCTGATTTTCTTCACCTTTTACGTTTCTTCCGGAATGGTATCCGGCGGAGTCTTATTCCAAAGTACATTTGGCCTTGATTACCATACAGGTCTATGGATCTTAACAGGCGTCACCGTTGCCTATACTTTATTCGGTGGATTCCTGGCAGTAAGCTGGACAGACTTTGTTCAAGGAATCATCATGGTCGTTGCCTTGGTTCTTGTACCGATCGTCACCCTTTTCCATGTTGGCGGTTTCGGTCCTTCCATAGATACGCCACGTTCCATTGATCCAGCTCTATTGAATATTTTCACGGGGACGAGCTTTTTAGGAATCATCTCATTATTTGCTTGGGGACTGGGTTACTTCGGACAGCCGCATATCATTGTCCGCTTTATGGCGATCAGTTCTATTAAGGAAATCAAGAAAGCCCGTACTATCGGGATGGGCTGGATGATTTTCTCCAGTATCGGTGCCATGCTGACTGGATTCATCGGTATCACGTATTTCCATCAGAACAACCTGAAGTTAGATAATCCTGAAACGATTTTCATAGAGTTAGGTGAAATACTATTCCACCCACTTATCACTGGTTTCTTGATTTCAGCGATACTGGCAGCCATCATGAGCACGATTTCTTCGCAGCTTTTGGTTACGGCCAGCTCTTTAACGGAGGATATGTACAAAACTTTCTTCCGTCGTTCCGCTTCAGATAAAGAGCTTGTTTTCCTGGGCAGACTTTCCGTACTGACCATATCCATCATAGCGCTCATTCTCTCTTGGGAACAGAATGACACGATTCTTGGACTTGTCGGCTATGCATGGGCTGGATTCGGATCTTCATTCGGTCCATTGGTCATACTAAGCCTCTGCTGGAAACGGATGACAAGATGGGGCGCTTTAGCCGGGATGATCGTCGGTGCCGGGACTGTAATTTTCTGGTCCATGGCAGGATTATCCGATACGCTTTATGAAATGATTCCTGGTTTTGGCGCGAGCTTGATTGCCATCATCGTGGTCAGTCTTCTTACAGCGAAACCATCTAGGGAAGTAGAAGAAAAGTTCGAAGAATTCGAAAGAACATTAAAACAATAATAAATCCCCTGAAAGGAACGGTATATGAAATTTTTTTCATATACCGTTCCTTCTTTGTGCTTGCCCCTATACACATCATCCGTTTAAAAGTATTATTAGACTAAGTTATCATCCAATTCAAAAAACAGGGGGCCATATATGTCATTAGAAAAAATCCTTACTCTCACAAACATCAACGATATAACGGATATGGTCAGCACTTATTTAAAAAAACCAGTGGTCATCGAAAATGACCAATTTTTATTGCTGTCATATAGTTCATATTATATCGATCACTTCGACCAAGCCAATCGGCAAACCATTTTCACAAAGCATTGGCCGATTCCAATCTTGGAGAAATTCATGGATGAGGGCATTGTCGAACAGCTTAAAACGGTGCAGCATCCCTTTAGAGTGAAACAAATCGAGGAAATCGGTTTAAATCAAAGAGTCGTTGTAAGCGCGGTACACAAAGGGCAAGTCTTCGGATTCATATGGGTTCAAGAGACGGAAATGATGACTGATTCAGACTTGGAATTTTTGCATGAGGTTTCCCATCATATCGGCAAGCTCCTTTATCAGAAAAAACAGATAAACATGAAAAAAGATGAAGAAAAAAATGAGTTTTATCAAAAGGTCATTGATGAAGTCTATCAAACTGAAAACCAAATAAAATGGGAAGCCGCCAATATGAATCTCCTCATTCCGGAAACTTTCCTTGTAAATGTCTTTACCATCGCTCAATCCGATGCGGAACATTTCGATGAATTAACGGATACAGTCAGTCTATTCGCCAATGCTTTGAATCATTTTTCCCATGTATTCACAAACCAATTGAAGATTATCGTATTAATTGGCAGCAACGGAAAAGGGAAAGAACTCCTTTCTGAAAGCGCCAATGATTTAACGAATACGGTTCTTTCCCAATTCAATGATCAAAGGGTGTTCCCGGGAATCGGAAATGAATATTCTTCGATTCTTCAATTAAGAAAATCCTACCTCGAAGCCCTGGAAGTGATCAATGCAGCGAAGTTCATCGGTAAACCTGAACAGCTTCCTTTCCAATATAGCAAGCTAGGGATTTTCCGTTACCTCGAAATGATCTCCCATCATCATACTAAAACGAATTATATCAATATGGATTTACAGATTCTTCAAAAGAAGGACCAGGAAAGCCAAACGAAACTCCTTCAAACATTGGAAATATATCTGTTGAACAATTGCCGGATCAAACCGACAGCTGAGCAGCTATACATTCATACCAACACATTGAAATATAGATTGAACCAAATAGCCGATCTCACTTCAATCGATTTTGATGACTTACACTCAAGAATACAACTCTACATCGATTTACAGCTTATAAAGCAAAAATCTTAAGGCATTTCGCTTTTACGGTTAAAAGATTCAAACAGCTAAAGAGTGAGGAGCACGGAGACCCATCAGCCGTGTTCCTCACTCTTTTTGGGATAACATCTCAATATGCCGGCACTTTCCCATTCTTTCATTGCTGGAATTTTAATTCAGCTTCAATTATTGCTTTGTCCATGGAATTCCCAGGTTGTTCTAGCATCTTTCCATGACCTACAGCAAGCAAATGCGGATTAAGACTTCTTAATTTCTTTGCACTTTCAAGGGCAAGGAGTTTATCCCATGTAGCAAAGGCCGGGAATGGAAATAAAGGTTTAATGATTCCAGAAATTGCAGTTCCGCCTCTTGTCTGCAGGGCATCCCCGACAATTAAACTATGATTCCGGGTATCAAGAAGCGATATTGAACCAGGGGTATGCCCAGGTGAATAAATCACTTCCAATGAACCGATACGGTCGCCCTCTTTAAGCAGCAAGTCTGGTTGAGTTTGAATGTTTTTGGGGA
It contains:
- a CDS encoding PLP-dependent aminotransferase family protein, with product MNVESFFSENIKAALKNDPPGAWMSDLPDGCIRLSSGYPDPALVPAEELKVAVAGLLDEEQDLPLHYIGSPRIVRLKQQLQKRLEDRGIRVLEEQLLITSGACQGIDLIARILLDDKAVVAVESPTYMEALEIFQNYTKQIISIPIDENGLQTYLLKEMLDERKRKGLTLPRFLYTIPTFQNPTGTTMTTERRKHLLELSIEFDFLILEDDAYGELAFDETPLPIKSFDTRGRVLHVGSLSKVVAPGMRIGWIAGESEFIKALEWFKKDLDHPFAQSTMAVYLENTDFEKRIDLLKNVYRAKCTALIHSLEQFLPESVSWYVPDGGYFVWVRIPGMDTSQLLSQALTEGVSYVPGKYFCLDEKDGTEFLRLSFSYANEEEIIEGTRRLGQLIASFFHKMS
- a CDS encoding VOC family protein; protein product: MGRIVHFEIHVNDMERAKKFYGEVFGWTFQDWSEYAGMPYFGAVTGDENEPGIDGALMQRHSAPPETNQALNAFACTMGVESYDLTEAKIIENGGKVAMPKFALPGMAWQGYYIDTEGNTFGIHQPDVNAK
- a CDS encoding helix-turn-helix transcriptional regulator, translating into MFRFGKGKPRSKVGKFIDKHGYSQEEFVSASGISRNTISRVCSDPKYVPSAGVLKKIMKAVRSIDAGAKADDYFDL
- a CDS encoding proline dehydrogenase is translated as MEAITRDFFLFLSKNNLLNNIAKKSGGNFAAGKIIGGTDFQSSIKFIKQLNNSGLSVTVDHLGEFVDSKEVTQERTAECIETIEMISREKLDSQVSLKMTSLGLDIDHNLVIENMTKILDTAEKHKVMVTIDMEDEVRCQATIDIFRQFKEKYSCISTVLQAYLFRTEKDLEDLAQYKPFLRLVKGAYKESPEVAFPEKDDVDENYKKLIKQSLLNGNYTAIASHDDKIIEYTKELAKKHNIPNTQFEFQMLYGMRNKTQYELVKQGYKMRVYVPYGLDWYGYFMRRLAERPSNIAFAFKGMVKS
- the pruA gene encoding L-glutamate gamma-semialdehyde dehydrogenase, which gives rise to MISYKHEPFVDFTNEENKKAYQEALQTVEGYLGQDYPLYIGAEKVTTDEKIVSYNPADKEEVIGRVSKANRDLAEKAMQEASLAFESWKKVKPEIRADVLFKAAAIIRRRKHEFSALLTKEAGKPWNEADADTAEAIDFLEFYARQMLTLRDGVPVQSRPGEYNRYDYIPLGVGIIISPWNFPFAIMAGTAVAAIVTGNTILLKPASTTPIVAAKFVEVMLEAGLPAGVLNFVPGNGAEVGDYLVDHPKTRFISFTGSRDVGLRIYKRASEVNEGQVWLKRVIAEMGGKDTIVVDKEADLELAAQSIVKSAFGFSGQKCSACSRAVIVEDVYDQVLDRAVELTKQLTVGNPTENHFMGPVIDQAAFDKIMSYIEIGNQEGRILTGGEGDSSKGYFVQPTIVADVDPKARLMQEEIFGPVVAFTKAKDFNEALEIANNTEYGLTGAVITTNRLNMEKAREEFHVGNLYFNRGCTGAIVGYQPFGGFNMSGTDSKAGGPDYLQLHMQAKTTSETF
- the putP gene encoding sodium/proline symporter PutP — encoded protein: MDYALIISISIYMAGMLFIGYFAYKRTSNLNDYMLGDRGLGPAVTALSAGAADMSGWLLMGMPGAMFATGLSSIWIVIGLTLGAYANWLYVAPRLRTYTEVANNSITIPAFLENRFGEGSRILRLISALVILIFFTFYVSSGMVSGGVLFQSTFGLDYHTGLWILTGVTVAYTLFGGFLAVSWTDFVQGIIMVVALVLVPIVTLFHVGGFGPSIDTPRSIDPALLNIFTGTSFLGIISLFAWGLGYFGQPHIIVRFMAISSIKEIKKARTIGMGWMIFSSIGAMLTGFIGITYFHQNNLKLDNPETIFIELGEILFHPLITGFLISAILAAIMSTISSQLLVTASSLTEDMYKTFFRRSASDKELVFLGRLSVLTISIIALILSWEQNDTILGLVGYAWAGFGSSFGPLVILSLCWKRMTRWGALAGMIVGAGTVIFWSMAGLSDTLYEMIPGFGASLIAIIVVSLLTAKPSREVEEKFEEFERTLKQ
- a CDS encoding helix-turn-helix domain-containing protein, which translates into the protein MSLEKILTLTNINDITDMVSTYLKKPVVIENDQFLLLSYSSYYIDHFDQANRQTIFTKHWPIPILEKFMDEGIVEQLKTVQHPFRVKQIEEIGLNQRVVVSAVHKGQVFGFIWVQETEMMTDSDLEFLHEVSHHIGKLLYQKKQINMKKDEEKNEFYQKVIDEVYQTENQIKWEAANMNLLIPETFLVNVFTIAQSDAEHFDELTDTVSLFANALNHFSHVFTNQLKIIVLIGSNGKGKELLSESANDLTNTVLSQFNDQRVFPGIGNEYSSILQLRKSYLEALEVINAAKFIGKPEQLPFQYSKLGIFRYLEMISHHHTKTNYINMDLQILQKKDQESQTKLLQTLEIYLLNNCRIKPTAEQLYIHTNTLKYRLNQIADLTSIDFDDLHSRIQLYIDLQLIKQKS
- a CDS encoding MBL fold metallo-hydrolase is translated as MKLTKVDTVYQLSFMPRVFPVNCYFIEEEDSLTLVDAALPYSGKSILKAARIIGKPITRIIVTHAHDDHVGALDGLKALMPDVQVSISIREASLLAGDSSPLQNENPIRGGVPKNIQTQPDLLLKEGDRIGSLEVIYSPGHTPGSISLLDTRNHSLIVGDALQTRGGTAISGIIKPLFPFPAFATWDKLLALESAKKLRSLNPHLLAVGHGKMLEQPGNSMDKAIIEAELKFQQ